In Nematostella vectensis chromosome 3, jaNemVect1.1, whole genome shotgun sequence, the genomic window CTACCTGTAGGGGATCGGATATTAGCTTATCCTCCTCTAGCAATACAATCTTAGAACGAGACTTTATTTTGCCAGGGAGCAGGGGCttcatttttttccaaaaattcCCCGTGGTGTTTGGTGTTTAATGAGGCGTCTATGCAAAACGACTACATTCGTGTTCGCTTAAGCCACGTCACTTTTTCTGTTTACGATAGGCCTCTTAGGAAACGTCGGAAGGATTTTTAGCATAACTTTGTAAAGATGATTGCAGTGAGAAATTTCACTGCTGGCGGCTGGTCGCCTCTGCGTGCGTTTCCAGCACTTGGCAGTAAAGAGCGCCTCAATGGTCCCAAAGATCATTGACGTCTTCAGAGGCATAGGTCGAGTCCCATGGGACACGCCCAAGTTCTTTGAGAAACTCGCTTTCGTTGAAGTGCTTCATGTTCCTGTAAACACATTCTCGCGCGATTGGTCTGggttttttgctttttctgaTAGCGTAAACAAGTTCGTGGTCGCTTAATCCGAGCTTCAAATTCCCATTGGATCAAGTTTTGTAAGAGGTTTGTGCTGAAGATGGTGAAATTAGTAGTGAAGAGGAAGTACCAAGTCTTGAGGAGGCAATAGAAAATGCCGTGCGATGTTTTAGGCCACTTCGAGGTGATATTCGATCCGTTTTGGCCTTCGAAGAGGAAGCTAAGAACGCATTGGAAGGGGTGTTTAAGGAACCAGGAAGGGTTTTACACTGAAAGTGAAAGGGCTCTAAATATGAGCATAAAGGTTGGCCCAATCATCGCCACAGAAGTTGTTATATGGCTGAAAAGTGTCCATAGGCGGACAGGCTTTTACCTTCACGAAAGGCTAGAGACCCGTATCGAATTGAGTTAAAACGGGATCTACCAAGGGCCATATTTGATGCAATCCTGATGGCTGTATAAAAAACACCAACTAGTTTTGGCGTTTTGGTTGAATCAAAGAACCTTAAAATCACATTCAACCACAAGAAAAGGCTTGTACGTGACTTTGCTAAACTAGCAGGCATTGAAACAAGGGAAGTCAGGGATTTTCTCCAGAAATTTTTTAAAGGGAAGCAAGATGGCTGTAAAGTAGAGCTATTAGTTACAAATGAAAAGCCTGTTGTCATAGGCTATGACTCCAGACgtttatatataataattgCATGCCATTTTGGGTTTTGGAATGAGCTAGGGTATGCTTTCCATGGCTAAATAACTtacaaaaatacacaaaaatatttacatgttgattgattgaaaaaataaatttattataCAGTGTATAGTTTACAATAATAATGTAAAAACATCTTTCAATGTTAAACATATTTGTGATAGCAGGAAGTCTtatcaaactttttttaatttaattaaatttaatttaaatttaattATATTAATAAGTACTATTTCTACTGTACTTTGGAAATTGTCAAACATTTAACGATTGGAATATGATTTAGAGCTGATTGCCACTTTCAATAAACATATTCAAGTCAATAAATAGCATTGTtattactttctttttatccaatcattTCTCTGAGAAATATTTACGTAATGAATTGTTTCATATAActtctgttatttttttaaactaagaATATAATTAAAATTCTATACTGGAAtaaagaatttcaaaattgataacaatttaaatcaaaataaattaatttattGCCTTACTTGTTATTGTATTATCGTAATTGTCTACCTATCTATACAAATAGCTCTACTAATAGCTAGTTCGATTCAAATATTGGATTTCTGAATGCATTCTTGAATTGAATAATGAACCCAATATGCATTTCaccaaaatattaaaattttgCCCTGTGCGTTAACTGGAATGACAGAGTTGTGCAATAACTAGAATGCTTTTAATTACTGCATGGTATTCTCCAAAGGCAATTCCAATTTACCTATCTAATAAATTCACACAGTCACTAGGGGTATATTACATTTACATTGACAAGCCTGGGCTGTACTTCTTATTTACTACACTCATGGATTAGGGTCATTAGTTTGTCCCCACAGAAACAGCAATGAGTGTTTGCTGGGGAAGCTTTCAGCAGACCACAGTAGCAATAAGCTGGATCATTGACTCTTTCTGGGATATAAACATCTTTGCTTTCTGTGTAAGAGCAGGGCTGATGGCCTTGCTCAGGCAGCAAGACTAGCATAATAAATTCATGCCTAAAGATTTCTTGCCACCTAGACTGGTATGTAGTGTTGTGACTTAACCTCTGCAATGCAATATGTTTTGCCTCCCTACCTTCCATTGTCACTGTTAGGAGTCCCTGCTGGTACTTTGAAAATACATCTCTAGCATGCACGGGAAGTACATGACCTAGAGTCCATATAATCGGGTTGATGGTGTAGGGAAAAAACAATTTGTTTGCATGGCAATACTCAATGGCAGCAACTTCTAGCTTTGCAATATCTTGTTCATTGATATCAAGGCGGTTGAAAATAGAGCAGCAGTCTCTTAACCTGATACCTATATAAACTAGTGCCAAGACAGTTTGTTTTTGCTTGGGAGTATCTTCCTCACTGCTTAGATACTTCAACAGTCGCATGAAGTTATGACAAAAAAGGCGAGATTCTTTGCCTGTAAATCTATATTGTAGATCTCCTTTTTTGCCTTGGGTTTCATTATACCATTGCCTTACTCTTTTAGCTAGCCGTTTGGTCTTTACTTCATGTTGAAGTGCATTAATAACTCTAGCAAAACAACTGTCTGGTGGTATTTCTTCAAAGGTTTTATGAGATGGTAGTAAGCAGGTTTTTCCTAATGCTTCTTTTAAGACAGATCTAAAGAAGTACTGCCAGGCATTGTTTTTGAGATGGAGAGGCTCAACGTGTgctttgtcaataaaattgcctagCATGGGTTGAAATTCTTGGCGGCTCTTTTGTTTGGAAATGAAATCTGTAACTTTAGACCTTTTTGTCTGTTGACAGAGAGTTTGGTTTTCGAGCTTTGCTTTGAGTACTTTAACTTTACTAGCCACTTGAATTTGTTTAACTATATAACCTGCAAGCTCTTCGTCCTTTAGGACATAGTCCCCTAACTCACTGGTTTTGCACTTTCCTTGAAGAGTGTCAAAAAGCCCATCCAATGCTGGTTTGATGTTACTGTTTGTTGCCCCATGGGTTTTTGCTGCAGCTTCGGTTGTATTGACTCTCCTCCTTCTAGAATCCCTAGGTGTTATCATAGGATTTTCCAATGAAGTTGGTGTCAACACTCGAAGTtgcctctgaaaaaaaaacatttaagcTTATGAGGGAATGTTTgtgacaaataaaaataaataaaagctttGGTAAGCTTGTTTTATTAATGATCTAAAATCATCCTATTTAACACAGATGGTCAAaattaatatacaaaaaaacatgtttaccTTAGTACTTGGGGGTGTTTGAATTCCCGTGTTTGTGTTCTCGGCTGTTTGTCTCAGAACATGTCCCTGgaattaaataaatacaaaggaCTAAGCCATAGGTTGATCAATTCAATTCCGAGCGCAAATGACCCTGATCAAAATTTAGATTCTCATTACATACGAACAATAATGATGGGCTTGTTCTTATAAGATTTTCTTATCTCATCAAAATCGGATATCAATCGTCCCGGAAGCCATTTTCGACTTCAAGCGGAAGTCCGATATCCCGTGACAACTGACCCTGAGTGTTTACTCTGTCAAATTTGTTTTGCTCTGAAATTATATTCAGCTACGAGATTTTCAGGTTAGATTTGTAGTAGCTACAAATGTTATCCTTGTACCACACTGAATCGGCTCAGTTTCGTCGGAACTATTGTCGAGGAGAGAGTTACTTCCTTCAGAATTATCGGGGTTCAGTAGAGTTTCTTCAAATAGACTGTCTGAAGATTGAGGCATGTTGCAAAGCCAGCAGTTCCAGAGTGTCGTATTGTACCTGTAGCTAGCCAGCTCTCTTCGGTTCATTCCAATGCACTTGAAATCCCTTAGCACAGGTTGAGCATTCCTTCAGAATTATCGGGGTTCAGTAGAGTTTCTTCAAATAGACTGTCTGAAGATT contains:
- the LOC5504118 gene encoding uncharacterized protein LOC5504118; amino-acid sequence: MITPRDSRRRRVNTTEAAAKTHGATNSNIKPALDGLFDTLQGKCKTSELGDYVLKDEELAGYIVKQIQVASKVKVLKAKLENQTLCQQTKRSKVTDFISKQKSRQEFQPMLGNFIDKAHVEPLHLKNNAWQYFFRSVLKEALGKTCLLPSHKTFEEIPPDSCFARVINALQHEVKTKRLAKRVRQWYNETQGKKGDLQYRFTGKESRLFCHNFMRLLKYLSSEEDTPKQKQTVLALVYIGIRLRDCCSIFNRLDINEQDIAKLEVAAIEYCHANKLFFPYTINPIIWTLGHVLPVHARDVFSKYQQGLLTVTMEGREAKHIALQRLSHNTTYQSRWQEIFRHEFIMLVLLPEQGHQPCSYTESKDVYIPERVNDPAYCYCGLLKASPANTHCCFCGDKLMTLIHECSK